In the genome of Notamacropus eugenii isolate mMacEug1 chromosome 5, mMacEug1.pri_v2, whole genome shotgun sequence, one region contains:
- the NDUFC2 gene encoding NADH dehydrogenase [ubiquinone] 1 subunit C2: MSVRPDSSPLRFLPDEARSLPPPKLTDPRVLYTGFMGYCAGLLDNLLNRRPVATAGLHRQLLYVTSFFFVGYYLIKRQDFKYAERDRDMFKYMKLHPGDFEEKEKKTYGEVFEEFYPVR, encoded by the exons ATGAGCGTGAGGCCCGATTCCAGCCCGCTGCGGTTCCTGCCCGATGAGGCCCGGAGCCTACCGCCGCCGAAGCTGACGGACCCGCGGGTCCTTTACACGGGCTTCATGGGGTACTGCGCCGGGCTCTTGGATAACCTGCTCAATCGCCGGCCGGTGGCTACTGCGG GTTTGCATCGCCAGCTCCTGTATGtcacttcattcttttttgtgGGCTATTACCTTATTAAACGTCAAGACTTTAAATATGCTGAAAGGGACCGTGATATGTTTAAGTATATGAAATTGCATCCAGGAGATTTTGAAGAAAAAG aaaAGAAAACTTATGGCGAAGTTTTTGAAGAATTTTATCCAGTTCGCTGA